The following are encoded in a window of Streptomyces sp. Go-475 genomic DNA:
- a CDS encoding DSD1 family PLP-dependent enzyme: MDFPVNSSASTATARTLADPDTPFAVVDVHRTLRNIARLRDRAARLGVALRPHVKTAKSLDAAALLHEGAPPCPVTVSTLAEAEAFADGGYTDLTYAVGIAPHKLPRVIALLRRGVRLRVLLDSVEQASFVGEASRRAGVPVPAQIEIDCDGHRGGLRPDDSALPEIGRILHHSGCLDGVLTHAGESYVAYTAEDRRLAARNERDTAVAAAGRLRAAGLPVHTVSVGSTPTAHAAEDLTGVTELRAGNYVFFDLVMSGLGVCDLDDLALSVVVTVIGHRPEHGWILTDGGWMAMSRDRGTAAQAQDQGYGLVTDLDGTLLPGLVMTAASQEHGTLTARDGAPLPDLPVGTRLRVLPNHACATAAQHHGYHVIDSGRTAGPAPAIQAYWPRITGW; encoded by the coding sequence ATGGACTTCCCTGTGAACAGTTCCGCGAGCACCGCCACCGCACGGACCTTGGCCGACCCGGACACCCCGTTCGCCGTCGTCGACGTCCACCGGACCCTGCGCAACATCGCCCGCCTGCGGGACAGGGCCGCCCGCCTCGGGGTCGCCCTGCGCCCGCACGTCAAGACCGCCAAGAGCCTCGACGCCGCGGCCCTCCTCCACGAGGGCGCGCCGCCCTGCCCGGTCACCGTCTCCACCCTCGCCGAGGCCGAGGCGTTCGCCGACGGCGGCTACACCGACCTCACGTACGCCGTCGGCATCGCCCCGCACAAACTCCCCCGCGTCATCGCGCTGTTGCGCCGCGGGGTGCGCCTGCGCGTGCTGCTGGACAGCGTCGAGCAGGCGTCGTTCGTCGGTGAGGCGTCCCGCCGGGCCGGCGTTCCCGTCCCCGCCCAGATCGAGATCGACTGCGACGGCCACCGCGGCGGCCTCAGGCCCGACGACTCCGCACTCCCCGAGATCGGCCGCATCCTGCACCACTCGGGCTGCCTGGACGGCGTCCTGACCCACGCGGGCGAGTCCTACGTCGCTTACACCGCAGAGGACCGGCGCCTGGCCGCGCGGAACGAACGCGACACCGCCGTCGCCGCGGCCGGACGCCTGCGCGCGGCCGGCCTCCCCGTGCACACCGTCAGCGTCGGCTCGACCCCCACGGCCCACGCCGCCGAGGACCTCACCGGAGTCACCGAACTGCGCGCCGGCAACTACGTCTTCTTCGACCTGGTGATGTCCGGTCTCGGCGTCTGCGACCTCGACGACCTCGCCCTCTCGGTCGTCGTGACCGTCATCGGCCACCGCCCCGAGCACGGGTGGATCCTCACCGACGGCGGCTGGATGGCCATGTCCCGCGACCGCGGCACCGCCGCCCAGGCCCAGGACCAGGGCTACGGCCTGGTCACCGACCTGGACGGCACCCTCCTCCCCGGCCTGGTCATGACGGCCGCCAGCCAGGAGCACGGCACCCTCACCGCCCGCGACGGCGCTCCCCTGCCCGACCTGCCGGTGGGCACCCGCCTGCGCGTCCTGCCCAACCACGCCTGCGCCACCGCGGCCCAGCACCACGGCTACCACGTCATCGACAGCGGCCGGACAGCCGGCCCCGCCCCCGCGATCCAGGCGTACTGGCCCCGGATCACCGGCTGGTGA
- a CDS encoding MFS transporter: protein MTVDVRERPTRTDRQARAAVAVLFLTNGALFANLLPRFPQIKADLGIGNAAYGLAVAAFPAGAVAAGPAAGLVVRRLGSARVAVACTLLTGAGVLAAGLAGSVVVFAGALFLAGVMDALVDVAQNAHALRVQRRYGRSVINSFHAIWSVGAVTGGAMAAGAIALELSRGLHLLVSGVLFGIAACVALRYCLPGPDTEPVADEAGPAGPGPRTERNAAAPPRTAWMLAALVLIATAGILVEDAGNSWAALYLSGSLHASVTVAASGYIALVGAQFVGRLIGDRLVDRFGQRGVARTGGLVAAAGMGLALAVPTVPGTIAGFAAAGFGVATLVPAAMHEADELPGLKPGSGLTIVSWLMRLGFLLSPPVVGLVADAAGLRTGLLVVPLAGVLVLLLAGVLRPRRD from the coding sequence ATGACTGTCGACGTACGCGAGCGGCCCACCCGGACCGACCGGCAGGCCCGCGCGGCCGTCGCCGTGCTGTTCCTCACCAACGGCGCGCTCTTCGCCAACCTGCTGCCGCGGTTCCCGCAGATCAAGGCCGACCTCGGCATCGGCAACGCCGCCTACGGCCTGGCCGTCGCGGCGTTCCCGGCCGGTGCCGTCGCCGCCGGACCGGCGGCCGGGCTGGTCGTCCGCCGGCTGGGATCGGCACGGGTCGCGGTGGCCTGCACCCTGCTGACGGGGGCGGGGGTCCTCGCCGCCGGGCTGGCCGGGTCCGTGGTGGTGTTCGCGGGAGCGCTGTTCCTGGCCGGGGTCATGGACGCGCTCGTGGATGTCGCGCAGAACGCCCACGCCCTGCGGGTGCAGCGCCGCTACGGACGCTCCGTCATCAACTCCTTCCACGCCATCTGGTCCGTCGGCGCCGTCACCGGGGGAGCCATGGCCGCCGGCGCGATCGCGCTGGAGCTGTCGCGCGGGCTGCATCTGCTCGTCTCGGGGGTGCTGTTCGGGATCGCCGCCTGCGTCGCCCTGCGCTACTGCCTGCCCGGACCCGACACCGAACCGGTCGCGGACGAGGCGGGCCCCGCCGGCCCCGGCCCGCGCACGGAGCGGAACGCGGCGGCACCCCCGCGCACCGCCTGGATGCTGGCCGCCCTCGTCCTCATCGCCACCGCCGGCATCCTCGTCGAGGACGCGGGCAACTCCTGGGCCGCGCTCTACCTCTCCGGCTCCCTGCACGCGTCGGTGACGGTGGCCGCCTCCGGCTACATCGCCCTGGTCGGCGCCCAGTTCGTCGGCCGCCTGATCGGCGACCGGCTCGTCGACCGGTTCGGCCAGCGAGGGGTGGCCCGCACCGGCGGGCTCGTCGCCGCGGCCGGCATGGGCCTGGCCCTGGCCGTGCCCACGGTGCCCGGCACGATCGCCGGGTTCGCCGCGGCCGGGTTCGGCGTGGCGACCCTCGTGCCCGCGGCGATGCACGAAGCCGACGAACTGCCCGGCCTCAAGCCCGGGTCGGGGCTCACGATCGTCTCCTGGCTCATGCGCCTGGGCTTCCTGCTCTCCCCGCCGGTCGTCGGGCTCGTCGCCGACGCGGCCGGCCTGCGCACGGGCCTGCTGGTGGTGCCGCTCGCCGGGGTGCTCGTCCTCCTGCTCGCCGGAGTGCTGCGACCCCGGCGGGACTGA
- a CDS encoding sugar O-acetyltransferase, whose product MPTDHFAGDPRSNLERMRAGDLYIADDPEIARRLQRAVRLAARYQAAYAEDADAARPLLAELLGSLGDEAHVRPPLYVDYGSNITIGARTFVNYHLTALDVAAITIGEDCQIGPNVQLLTPTHPLEPQPRRDKLEAARPITIGDNVWLGGGAIVLPGVTIGDNSVIGAGAVVTKDVPADVVAVGHPARPVRSL is encoded by the coding sequence ATGCCGACGGACCACTTCGCGGGCGACCCGCGCAGCAACCTCGAGCGCATGCGCGCGGGCGACCTCTACATCGCCGACGACCCCGAGATCGCCCGGCGCCTGCAGCGGGCCGTCCGCCTGGCCGCCCGCTACCAGGCCGCCTACGCGGAGGACGCCGACGCCGCCCGGCCGCTCCTCGCCGAACTGCTCGGCTCGCTGGGGGACGAGGCGCACGTCCGGCCGCCGCTGTACGTCGACTACGGCAGCAACATCACGATCGGCGCGCGCACCTTCGTCAACTACCACCTCACCGCGCTGGACGTCGCGGCCATCACCATCGGCGAGGACTGCCAGATCGGCCCCAACGTCCAACTGCTCACCCCCACCCACCCCTTGGAGCCGCAGCCGCGCCGGGACAAGCTGGAGGCCGCCAGGCCGATCACCATCGGCGACAACGTCTGGCTCGGCGGCGGCGCCATCGTCCTGCCCGGTGTGACCATCGGCGACAACTCCGTCATCGGCGCGGGCGCCGTCGTCACCAAGGACGTGCCCGCCGACGTCGTCGCGGTCGGTCATCCGGCCCGCCCGGTGCGGAGCCTGTAG
- a CDS encoding TetR family transcriptional regulator, with product MATGHTDPQRRARIVAATLDLIAEDGVAGVSHRKIAARAGVPLGSMTYHFSGIDELLGEAFRSFTDHIVALFDAHLAPPADRDEARAAVADLIHALSEGSQRDLVLTQELYTLAARRPAYRELTREWMARSRAHLEKHFDPGTARQLDALVEGLTLHRALSPAPHDRALTLEAVTRITATDRP from the coding sequence ATGGCCACCGGACACACCGACCCCCAGCGCCGTGCGCGCATCGTCGCCGCCACGCTCGACCTCATCGCCGAGGACGGCGTCGCGGGCGTCTCCCACCGCAAGATCGCCGCGCGGGCCGGGGTGCCTCTGGGGTCGATGACCTACCACTTCAGCGGTATCGACGAGCTGCTCGGCGAGGCGTTCCGCAGCTTCACCGACCACATCGTCGCGCTGTTCGACGCGCACCTCGCGCCCCCGGCCGACCGGGACGAGGCCAGAGCGGCCGTGGCCGACCTCATCCACGCGCTGTCCGAGGGCAGCCAGCGCGACCTCGTCCTCACCCAGGAGCTGTACACCCTCGCGGCGCGCCGGCCCGCCTACCGGGAACTCACCCGGGAATGGATGGCCCGCAGCCGTGCGCACCTGGAGAAGCACTTCGACCCCGGCACGGCACGTCAGCTGGACGCCCTCGTCGAGGGCCTGACCCTGCATCGGGCCCTGTCGCCCGCGCCCCACGACCGGGCCCTCACCCTGGAGGCCGTCACCCGCATCACGGCGACGGACCGTCCATGA
- a CDS encoding N-acetylmuramoyl-L-alanine amidase, which produces MATPLTAARLVAALRAEGCAVHEVSGWRTNNRNHKGPWGPVHGVMIHHTVTGPGTDVVGLIYHGHSALPGPLATGCITKDGVVHLTGNGRANHAGGGDGDVLNAVIGESYGAYPPPTHEHDGSGGAVDGNARFYGWECENKGDGRDPWPPAQYLAMVKATAAVCRAHGWGHKSAIGHLEWSDWKVDPRGFDMAGFRRDVADALALPAGLWEGEDPMPQYVNLGVAERYRLAPGAWDSVEFATEWTDETGDHATGGSVFARGPARFSGTVSLHLDGLPAGAVVQARMSEYQGDQHRADHPIHEIVGTGGGTFAVLPVTKRIASGRGMRVRLLNQAAVPVTVASAVLTVLVWKET; this is translated from the coding sequence ATGGCCACACCGCTCACCGCCGCCCGGCTCGTCGCCGCGTTGCGGGCCGAGGGCTGCGCCGTTCACGAGGTCAGTGGCTGGCGCACCAACAACCGCAACCACAAGGGCCCTTGGGGGCCCGTCCACGGCGTGATGATCCACCACACCGTCACCGGGCCCGGCACGGACGTCGTCGGGCTCATCTACCACGGCCACAGCGCCCTGCCCGGCCCGCTCGCCACCGGCTGCATCACCAAGGACGGCGTCGTCCACCTGACCGGCAACGGCCGCGCCAACCACGCCGGAGGCGGCGACGGCGACGTACTGAACGCCGTCATCGGCGAGTCGTACGGCGCCTACCCGCCCCCGACGCACGAGCACGACGGCTCGGGCGGCGCGGTCGACGGCAACGCCCGTTTCTACGGCTGGGAGTGCGAGAACAAGGGCGACGGCAGGGACCCCTGGCCGCCCGCGCAGTACCTCGCCATGGTCAAGGCCACCGCCGCGGTCTGCCGCGCGCACGGCTGGGGCCACAAGAGCGCGATCGGCCACCTGGAATGGAGCGACTGGAAGGTCGATCCGCGCGGATTCGACATGGCCGGCTTCCGCCGTGACGTGGCCGACGCCCTGGCCCTCCCGGCGGGCCTGTGGGAAGGAGAGGACCCCATGCCCCAGTACGTCAACCTCGGTGTCGCCGAGCGGTACCGACTCGCGCCCGGCGCCTGGGACTCGGTGGAGTTCGCCACGGAGTGGACCGACGAGACCGGCGACCACGCCACCGGCGGGAGCGTCTTCGCCCGGGGACCGGCCCGGTTCAGCGGGACCGTCAGTCTCCACCTCGACGGACTGCCGGCGGGTGCGGTCGTCCAGGCGCGCATGTCGGAGTACCAGGGCGACCAGCACCGCGCGGACCACCCGATCCACGAGATCGTGGGGACCGGCGGCGGCACCTTCGCCGTCCTGCCCGTGACGAAGCGCATCGCGTCGGGGCGCGGCATGCGCGTGCGGCTGCTGAACCAGGCCGCCGTCCCGGTCACCGTCGCGAGCGCCGTGCTGACGGTGCTGGTGTGGAAGGAGACCTGA
- a CDS encoding alpha/beta fold hydrolase, with the protein MTRSARRAALLCALTAATTLLPAAPVQAAEPHSPLRFTACPDSVPRPAAPERVECGRLTVPLDWRQPGGPRVEVAVSRVRASGTPAERRGILLVNPGGPGGSGLPYAVTKRAKLPESVRRAYDVIGFDPRGTGRSTPVSCGPMGGLFDSPGGDPVPVGPAAERTYLRSLRAMADDCAAHAGRLLPYLSTEQTAYDMDAIRAALGEPRTSFLGVSYGTYLGAAYTARFPHRVGRMVLDSVVGPWDWYDFDVRQSRALLRQRDTFFAWAAGHFGLGETPAEVRASYLRVRRGLAARPVAGFGPAEFDRAVYRALGRTERWAGLAGGLRGYLADGGVDALRPAAAFDGPESRTYEAANRVVKCADGPGPSPREIVADIRRTRRADPQPVLTGMEASTCAYWHHRPGHRTPLGSPAAPPVLLVASAHDAVTTVEGARAMQRLLPGSALVTLDDDYSHGVFASRGNACVDGTAAAYLVDGTVPAANVRCPGPGLPAPE; encoded by the coding sequence TTGACCCGTTCCGCACGCCGCGCCGCACTGCTGTGCGCCCTCACGGCCGCCACCACCCTGCTCCCGGCCGCCCCCGTCCAGGCGGCGGAGCCACACTCGCCCCTGCGCTTCACCGCCTGCCCGGACTCCGTCCCCCGGCCGGCCGCTCCGGAGCGCGTGGAGTGCGGGCGGCTCACCGTGCCGCTCGACTGGCGGCAGCCCGGGGGGCCGCGCGTCGAGGTGGCGGTCTCCCGGGTCCGCGCCTCGGGCACGCCCGCCGAACGGCGCGGCATCCTGCTGGTCAACCCGGGCGGCCCGGGCGGCTCCGGACTCCCCTACGCGGTCACCAAGCGGGCGAAACTCCCCGAGAGCGTGCGGCGCGCGTACGACGTGATCGGCTTCGACCCGCGCGGTACCGGACGGAGCACCCCCGTCTCCTGCGGCCCGATGGGCGGCCTCTTCGACAGCCCGGGCGGCGACCCGGTGCCGGTGGGACCCGCGGCGGAGCGGACGTACCTGAGGTCCCTGCGGGCCATGGCGGACGACTGCGCCGCGCACGCGGGCCGTCTGCTGCCGTATCTGTCCACCGAGCAGACGGCGTACGACATGGACGCGATACGCGCGGCCCTCGGCGAACCGAGGACGAGCTTCCTCGGCGTCTCCTACGGCACCTACCTGGGCGCCGCCTACACCGCCCGGTTCCCGCACCGCGTGGGCCGGATGGTGCTGGACAGCGTCGTCGGCCCGTGGGACTGGTACGACTTCGACGTCCGGCAGAGCCGGGCGCTGCTGCGCCAGCGCGACACCTTCTTCGCCTGGGCCGCCGGGCACTTCGGGCTGGGAGAGACACCGGCCGAGGTGCGCGCCTCGTACCTGCGCGTGCGCCGCGGGCTCGCCGCGCGGCCGGTGGCCGGTTTCGGCCCGGCGGAGTTCGACCGGGCGGTGTACCGCGCCCTGGGCCGCACCGAGCGGTGGGCGGGGCTGGCCGGCGGGCTGCGCGGCTACCTGGCCGACGGCGGCGTCGACGCGCTGCGCCCGGCCGCCGCCTTCGACGGCCCGGAATCCCGCACGTACGAGGCGGCCAACCGCGTCGTCAAGTGCGCCGACGGGCCGGGCCCGAGCCCCCGCGAGATCGTCGCCGACATCCGCCGCACCCGTCGGGCCGACCCGCAACCGGTGCTGACCGGCATGGAGGCGAGCACCTGCGCCTACTGGCACCACCGCCCCGGCCACCGCACCCCGCTCGGCAGCCCGGCGGCGCCGCCGGTCCTCCTGGTCGCGTCCGCGCACGACGCCGTGACGACGGTCGAGGGAGCCCGCGCGATGCAGCGGCTGCTCCCCGGCTCAGCGCTGGTCACCCTCGACGACGACTACTCCCACGGCGTGTTCGCGAGCCGCGGCAACGCCTGCGTGGACGGCACCGCGGCGGCCTACCTGGTGGACGGAACGGTGCCCGCGGCGAACGTACGCTGCCCGGGCCCCGGACTTCCGGCCCCGGAGTGA
- a CDS encoding ATP-grasp domain-containing protein, with protein MAHLLVVESWVGSMSRLLPRAIRENGHTFTFLTRDLHHYLRSAPEGTAHPLLGARNVITADTNDIEALLPEVERLHEVLGFDGVVTSCDYYLPAVARIAGRLGLPGPGPEAVENACRKDATRRVLDDAGVPGPRFAVREEWADLARAAREIGYPLVVKPVDLCAGMYVRRVDDEAQLAAAYRALADFPVNARGQRRTPAVLLEELLDGPEVSVETVSYAGAVQVVGVTDKSVGGAPAFVETGHMFPAALAPADAEAAEQTALAALKALGLTDGVVAHTEIKLTSAGPRVVEVNPRPAGNRITELIRHVTGIDLAAAFVDVALGRAPDLRHTDTGLRSAAIGFLVPETSGTLEALDGSGLRDLPGVLEVQLAEPGRAVKAAGSNNEYLGHVMAGDADGPGARARVEALLDGLRPGLVIR; from the coding sequence GTGGCTCATCTGTTGGTGGTCGAGAGCTGGGTAGGCTCCATGAGCAGACTGCTGCCGCGGGCGATCCGGGAGAACGGGCACACGTTCACCTTCCTCACCCGCGACCTGCACCACTACCTGCGCTCGGCACCGGAGGGGACCGCCCACCCGCTGCTCGGCGCCCGCAACGTCATCACCGCCGACACCAACGACATCGAGGCACTGCTGCCCGAGGTCGAGCGGCTGCACGAGGTGCTCGGCTTCGACGGGGTCGTCACGTCCTGCGACTACTACCTGCCCGCGGTGGCCCGGATCGCGGGCCGTCTCGGACTGCCCGGCCCCGGCCCGGAGGCGGTGGAGAACGCCTGCCGCAAGGACGCCACCCGCCGCGTCCTCGACGACGCCGGAGTCCCGGGCCCGCGCTTCGCCGTGCGCGAGGAGTGGGCGGACCTCGCGCGCGCGGCGCGGGAGATCGGCTACCCGCTCGTCGTCAAGCCCGTCGACCTGTGCGCCGGCATGTACGTGCGCCGGGTCGACGACGAGGCACAGCTCGCCGCCGCCTACCGGGCCCTGGCCGACTTCCCGGTCAACGCCCGCGGACAGCGGCGCACACCCGCGGTGCTGCTCGAAGAGCTGCTGGACGGCCCCGAGGTGAGCGTCGAGACGGTGTCGTACGCGGGCGCCGTCCAGGTGGTGGGCGTGACCGACAAGAGCGTCGGCGGGGCGCCCGCCTTCGTCGAGACGGGCCACATGTTCCCGGCCGCCCTGGCACCCGCCGACGCCGAGGCCGCCGAACAGACCGCCCTGGCCGCGCTCAAGGCCCTCGGCCTGACCGACGGGGTCGTCGCCCACACGGAGATCAAGCTGACCTCCGCCGGGCCGCGCGTGGTCGAGGTCAACCCCCGGCCCGCCGGCAACCGCATCACCGAGCTCATACGCCACGTCACCGGCATCGACCTGGCCGCCGCCTTCGTCGACGTCGCCCTGGGCCGCGCACCCGACCTGCGGCACACCGACACCGGGCTGCGCAGCGCCGCCATCGGCTTCCTGGTGCCGGAGACCTCGGGCACCCTCGAAGCCCTGGACGGCAGCGGGCTGCGCGACCTGCCCGGGGTGCTGGAGGTCCAACTCGCCGAGCCCGGCCGGGCGGTGAAGGCGGCCGGCAGCAACAACGAGTACCTCGGGCACGTCATGGCCGGCGACGCCGACGGGCCCGGGGCCCGCGCACGCGTCGAAGCCCTGCTGGACGGGCTCCGCCCGGGGCTGGTGATCCGATGA
- a CDS encoding DUF364 domain-containing protein gives MTTALTGTPYDDLVTRVRDGALGPDPAALRVSVAFTTRQAVRHAGRGTGYRNEVLSLRLAEAVGSCAVEPGALPDSAVEDCVGADVASLLEHPLPPVRVAALDAYLMHVLPHTPDQGAAPVPLPAGSSLEKSRARAEAVVELLDLPPGGTVLVVGVVNSLLEALRSRGLRYVPCDLKGGATEWGEPVATDALAAADGCEALLVSGMTLGNGTFEPLRRHAQAHGKQLVMFAQTGSAVLPRLLGQGVSAVCAEPYPFFWLDGGPGVVHRYRGSCPGGGR, from the coding sequence ATGACCACCGCCCTCACCGGCACGCCCTACGACGACCTCGTGACGCGGGTGCGCGACGGGGCCCTCGGGCCCGACCCGGCCGCCCTGCGCGTCTCCGTCGCCTTCACCACCCGGCAGGCCGTCCGGCACGCCGGGCGCGGCACCGGCTACCGCAACGAGGTCCTCAGCCTGCGCCTCGCCGAAGCCGTCGGCTCCTGCGCGGTCGAGCCCGGGGCACTGCCGGACAGCGCCGTCGAGGACTGTGTCGGCGCGGACGTGGCCTCGCTGCTGGAGCACCCGCTGCCGCCGGTGCGCGTGGCGGCCCTCGACGCCTACCTGATGCACGTCCTGCCGCACACCCCGGACCAGGGGGCCGCGCCCGTGCCGCTGCCCGCCGGGTCGTCGCTGGAGAAGTCCCGGGCCCGGGCCGAGGCCGTCGTCGAGCTGCTCGACCTGCCGCCCGGCGGCACCGTGCTCGTGGTGGGGGTCGTCAACTCCCTGCTGGAAGCGCTGCGTTCGCGCGGCCTGCGCTACGTCCCCTGCGACCTCAAGGGCGGCGCGACCGAGTGGGGCGAGCCGGTGGCCACCGACGCGCTCGCCGCGGCCGACGGGTGCGAGGCGCTGCTCGTCTCCGGCATGACCCTGGGCAACGGCACCTTCGAACCGCTGCGGCGGCACGCCCAGGCACACGGCAAGCAGCTCGTGATGTTCGCCCAGACCGGCAGCGCCGTACTGCCCCGCCTCCTCGGCCAGGGGGTGAGCGCGGTGTGCGCGGAGCCCTACCCGTTCTTCTGGCTCGACGGCGGCCCCGGGGTCGTCCACCGCTACCGCGGCTCCTGTCCCGGAGGCGGCCGATGA
- a CDS encoding pyridoxal-phosphate dependent enzyme, producing MTTTALRPQARRELLSLLGRTPLARVTADLPGPHPGFWAKLEGLAAGGMKARAAVSMLLGARERGELQPGAPVVESTSGTLGIGLAFAGQALGHPIVLVGDRELEPSMRQLLRSHGVRLEIADRPAEQGGWQAARLALLRDLLAELPGAYWPDQYNNPDNTAGYASLAAELAVQLDHLDILVCSVGTGGHSAGIIGPLRRHWPALRLIGVDATGSTIFGQPARPRLMRGLGSSIHPRNVAYDAFDEVHWVGPAEAVDSCRRLARGAFVSGGWSTGAAARVAAWAARVHPGAVVATVFPDGPHRYLSTVYDDDFTTAHGLDPATAATRPVEIPHPYAAEAAGWVRCTRVSDPLAAPALRKESP from the coding sequence ATGACCACCACCGCACTCCGGCCGCAGGCCCGCCGGGAACTGCTCTCCCTGCTCGGCCGCACCCCGCTGGCCCGCGTCACCGCCGACCTGCCCGGCCCCCACCCCGGCTTCTGGGCCAAGCTCGAAGGGCTCGCGGCGGGCGGCATGAAGGCACGGGCCGCCGTGTCGATGCTGCTCGGCGCCCGCGAGCGCGGCGAACTCCAACCCGGCGCCCCGGTCGTGGAGTCCACCTCCGGCACCCTCGGCATCGGACTCGCCTTCGCCGGACAGGCCCTCGGCCATCCGATCGTCCTGGTCGGCGACCGCGAACTGGAGCCGTCCATGCGGCAGTTGCTGCGCTCCCACGGCGTGCGGCTGGAGATCGCCGACCGCCCGGCCGAGCAGGGCGGCTGGCAGGCCGCCCGCCTCGCCCTGCTGCGCGACCTGCTCGCCGAACTGCCCGGCGCCTACTGGCCCGACCAGTACAACAACCCCGACAACACCGCCGGCTACGCCTCCCTGGCCGCCGAACTCGCCGTGCAGCTCGACCACCTCGACATCCTGGTGTGCAGCGTGGGCACCGGCGGCCACAGCGCCGGCATCATCGGCCCGCTGCGCCGCCACTGGCCCGCCCTGCGGCTCATCGGCGTCGACGCCACCGGCTCCACCATCTTCGGCCAGCCCGCCCGGCCCCGCCTGATGCGCGGCCTCGGCAGCAGCATCCACCCGCGCAACGTCGCCTACGACGCCTTCGACGAGGTGCACTGGGTCGGCCCCGCCGAGGCCGTCGACAGCTGCCGCCGCCTCGCCCGGGGCGCGTTCGTCAGCGGCGGCTGGAGCACCGGCGCCGCCGCCCGGGTCGCCGCCTGGGCCGCCCGCGTCCACCCCGGGGCGGTCGTCGCCACCGTCTTCCCCGACGGCCCGCACCGCTACCTCTCCACGGTCTACGACGACGACTTCACCACCGCCCACGGCCTGGACCCCGCCACCGCCGCCACCCGGCCCGTCGAGATCCCGCACCCCTACGCGGCGGAGGCCGCCGGCTGGGTCCGCTGCACCCGCGTCAGCGACCCCCTCGCCGCCCCCGCCCTCCGGAAAGAGAGCCCGTGA
- a CDS encoding dipeptide epimerase, with protein sequence MKSSLRTVRLALAEPLRISRSTMAARDAVWLTVEHDGLRGHGEAVTSVYYGLGTETLVRLLTAVDLSRFADPESALEALRAGELPGGDTPPAVTAAVESALLDLAGKRAGLPVHRLLGAAAPPVAATARTIGITAPVHAAAQARGLAARGFEVIKVKAGAPDPEDDIERVRVIRDAAPRARLLLDPNGAWTPAQADALLPRFADLGVEAVEQPLAPGDPEALAALARRAPLPVIADEDAVNLEDVRRLAGRVHGVNVKLAKCGGVHAALRIAQLTEGSGTALMLGCLTASTLGLAPAVHLADRARWTDLDGHLLLAHDPWTGIGGTDGTVRTSGLPGLGVEEVAAREDVA encoded by the coding sequence GTGAAGTCCAGCCTGCGCACCGTACGCCTCGCCCTCGCCGAGCCGCTGCGCATCTCCCGTTCCACCATGGCCGCACGCGACGCCGTGTGGCTGACCGTCGAGCACGACGGACTGCGCGGTCACGGCGAGGCCGTCACCAGCGTGTACTACGGACTCGGTACCGAGACGCTGGTCCGGCTCCTCACGGCCGTGGACCTGAGCCGTTTCGCCGACCCCGAGAGCGCCCTGGAGGCCCTGCGCGCGGGGGAGCTGCCCGGCGGCGACACCCCGCCCGCGGTCACCGCCGCCGTCGAGTCGGCGCTGCTCGACCTGGCCGGCAAGCGCGCGGGCCTGCCCGTGCACCGCCTCCTCGGCGCCGCCGCGCCGCCCGTCGCCGCGACCGCCCGCACCATCGGCATCACGGCCCCGGTCCACGCCGCGGCGCAGGCCCGCGGCCTCGCCGCGCGCGGCTTCGAGGTCATCAAGGTCAAGGCGGGCGCCCCCGACCCCGAGGACGACATCGAGCGCGTCCGCGTCATCCGCGACGCCGCCCCCAGAGCCCGGCTGCTCCTCGACCCCAACGGCGCCTGGACCCCGGCGCAGGCCGACGCCCTGCTGCCGCGCTTCGCCGACCTCGGCGTGGAGGCCGTCGAGCAGCCCCTCGCCCCCGGCGACCCGGAGGCCCTGGCCGCCCTCGCGCGGCGCGCACCGCTGCCCGTCATCGCCGACGAGGACGCTGTGAACCTGGAGGACGTCCGCCGCCTCGCCGGACGCGTCCACGGCGTCAACGTCAAACTCGCCAAATGCGGCGGGGTGCACGCCGCCCTGCGCATCGCCCAGTTGACCGAGGGCAGCGGCACCGCGCTGATGCTCGGCTGCCTCACCGCCAGCACCCTCGGACTGGCCCCGGCCGTCCACCTCGCCGACCGGGCCCGCTGGACCGACCTCGACGGGCACCTGCTGCTCGCCCACGACCCGTGGACCGGGATCGGCGGCACCGACGGCACCGTACGCACCAGCGGCCTTCCCGGACTGGGCGTCGAGGAGGTGGCGGCGCGTGAAGACGTGGCATGA